In Schistocerca cancellata isolate TAMUIC-IGC-003103 chromosome 7, iqSchCanc2.1, whole genome shotgun sequence, a genomic segment contains:
- the LOC126092567 gene encoding embryonic polarity protein dorsal-like, whose product MTGGSIAVSTVPTNNIRTVPKPANTALSVQASTSPGTIGSAVVSEELKTQPEGENTLKEDNNDGEVMEAKPEAEQETETSRSLKELLSQVAELDEIYSDTRARLLMPSGGDSGHPPETVTDEPMEVTEAELAAVVAATENLPEDDTQTYSSLQMAMKNPVVDLLEADRDRYEDVAAPVVPPLISIAPVPPPHGKRDVPAPVTPDAGSERLPPLPPKRSRKSPPGRPDHPPPPQLQQQVHASVPQIPSSASPPASPPPTDQPLPAEPRSAKPTLFQKLFSKKKNRKDSTGGRSREGSAQRQSSPSPSRPEEDVIFIPLTGQPELTEAEHYALYTDVAPHATASEFDEMSFYYSPVEGGRILTQQQSQPPEARPRDIFA is encoded by the coding sequence ATGACTGGTGGTAGCATTGCGGTATCCACAGTTCCTACAAATAATATTAGAACTGTGCCAAAACCAGCAAATACTGCCCTGTCTGTGCAGGCGTCCACATCACCAGGTACCATAGGCTCTGCTGTTGTTTCAGAAGAGTTGAAAACGCAACCTGAAGGTGAAAATACATTAAAGGAGGACAACAATGATGGGGAAGTCATGGAGGCTAAGCCTGAAGCTGAGCAAGAAACAGAGACGAGTCGCTCACTTAAGGAACTTTTATCACAGGTAGCAGAACTTGATGAAATTTATTCTGACACGCGTGCTCGGTTGCTTATGCCATCTGGTGGTGACTCTGGACACCCTCCAGAGACAGTTACAGATGAACCCATGGAAGTGACAGAAGCAGAACTTGCAGCAGTAGTTGCTGCGACAGAAAACCTTCCTGAAGATGATACACAGACCTATTCCTCCCTGCAAATGGCTATGAAGAATCCCGTTGTAGACTTGCTAGAAGCAGATCGTGATCGATACGAAGACGTAGCTGCACCTGTTGTTCCTCCACTCATTTCCATTGCCCCTGTCCCTCCACCACATGGAAAACGTGATGTACCAGCACCAGTAACACCAGACGCAGGTTCTGAACGTCTGCCACCCCTGCCACCGAAACGTAGTAGGAAATCTCCACCGGGGCGTCCTGAtcacccaccaccaccacagctGCAGCAGCAGGTGCATGCATCTGTCCCACAAATACCTAGTTCTGCCTCTCCCCCTGCGTCACCACCTCCAACAGACCAACCCCTACCAGCTGAACCTCGTTCAGCCAAGCCAACACTTTTCCAGAAGCTTTTCTCAAAAAAGAAAAACCGTAAAGATAGTACTGGTGGTAGGTCACGTGAAGGGTCTGCTCAACGGCAATCATCTCCTTCCCCTTCGCGACCTGAAGAGGATGTCATATTCATTCCTCTAACTGGGCAGCCTGAACTTACAGAAGCTGAACATTATGCTCTGTACACTGACGTAGCACCCCATGCCACTGCATCAGAATTCGATGAAATGTCTTTCTATTACAGCCCTGTGGAAGGTGGCCGTATTCTTACACAACAGCAGAGCCAGCCTCCAGAAGCTCGACCACGTGATATTTTTGCTTAA